From a region of the Thermosipho melanesiensis BI429 genome:
- the fusA gene encoding elongation factor G: MGTVDKKRTITLIGHNSAGKSLLLSAMLVNAGKLEKVVSKEVDYDPIESERGSSITSHVAKFDIDNYQFTVIDTPGFSDFVGDVINAIFVTENIVSVVNAIAGVEIQTERTWSIAEEMKKPISVFINQMDKERASYEETLNSLKERFERKFVPVFYPIGSEENFRGIVNVFSGEAFEYENGKAKKIEIPSDILDKVEELKSSMIEDIVSLDEELMERYFADEEISSEELLKTLKIGYKNGEIVPVFCGSAEKNIGVDKFLEVMSILGVNPSEGTPYKAVLESGDEVEVLPIEEEPVVAYTFKAIVDQFVGKLSFLKVISGKVSSGDTLVNVNRGVNEKIGHIYYPVLKETVEISEATCGDILVIPKLKESAVGDTMTHKDRKLKIVLPEFPEPMISRSINPKSKSDIDKISNGLARLADSDPTFSWEFDPETSETVISGIGNIHLDVMVERLKNIFGVDVEVGKPKIAYRETITGKAIGEHKHKKQTGGHGQYGHVKIEIEPVERGKGFEFVDKIVGGVIPKNFIPSVEKGIKEAMKKGSLAGFPVVDIRVTLFDGSYHEVDSSDISFQIAAIQAFRKAFEQARPVLLEPIMEVSVFVPDESAGDVMGEISSRRGRPHGMEPAGKGVTKVTAEVPLAEMLDFSGRLSSITSGRGYFTMKFSKYDIVPPNVQEKIIQERKRELEQE, encoded by the coding sequence ATGGGTACTGTTGACAAAAAAAGAACCATCACATTAATAGGACATAACAGTGCTGGTAAGAGTTTACTTTTATCTGCAATGTTAGTTAATGCCGGCAAATTGGAAAAAGTTGTAAGCAAAGAAGTGGATTATGATCCTATTGAAAGTGAGAGAGGTTCAAGTATAACTTCTCACGTTGCAAAATTTGATATAGACAATTATCAGTTTACTGTTATTGATACACCAGGCTTTAGCGATTTTGTAGGAGATGTTATTAATGCAATTTTTGTGACAGAAAATATTGTTTCCGTGGTTAATGCAATTGCTGGTGTGGAAATTCAAACTGAAAGGACTTGGAGTATTGCAGAAGAAATGAAAAAACCAATTTCAGTATTTATAAACCAAATGGATAAAGAAAGGGCCAGCTACGAAGAAACATTAAATAGTTTAAAAGAAAGATTTGAAAGAAAGTTTGTCCCTGTTTTTTATCCAATAGGTAGTGAAGAAAATTTCAGAGGTATCGTTAATGTATTTTCAGGAGAGGCATTTGAATATGAAAATGGCAAGGCAAAAAAAATTGAAATTCCCTCAGATATTTTAGATAAGGTTGAAGAGTTAAAGTCTTCTATGATTGAGGATATAGTTTCATTAGATGAAGAATTAATGGAAAGATATTTTGCAGATGAGGAGATAAGTTCTGAGGAACTTTTAAAGACATTGAAAATAGGATATAAAAATGGAGAAATTGTTCCTGTATTCTGTGGTTCGGCTGAGAAGAATATTGGTGTTGATAAATTTTTAGAGGTAATGTCTATTTTAGGAGTTAATCCTTCGGAAGGAACTCCTTACAAAGCGGTTCTCGAATCTGGTGATGAGGTTGAAGTGTTACCTATTGAAGAAGAACCGGTGGTTGCATATACTTTTAAGGCTATTGTTGACCAATTTGTTGGAAAGCTTAGTTTTTTAAAGGTTATAAGTGGAAAAGTTAGTTCAGGAGATACGCTTGTAAATGTAAATAGAGGTGTAAATGAGAAAATAGGCCATATTTATTATCCCGTGTTAAAAGAAACAGTAGAGATTTCAGAAGCAACATGTGGAGATATATTAGTTATTCCAAAATTAAAGGAAAGTGCTGTTGGTGACACAATGACACATAAAGATAGAAAGTTGAAAATAGTATTACCAGAATTTCCGGAACCAATGATTTCAAGAAGTATTAATCCAAAATCAAAATCTGATATTGATAAGATTAGTAATGGACTTGCAAGACTTGCAGATTCAGATCCTACGTTTAGTTGGGAATTTGATCCAGAAACTTCTGAAACGGTTATTTCTGGAATAGGGAACATTCATTTAGATGTTATGGTTGAAAGACTTAAAAATATATTTGGAGTGGATGTAGAAGTTGGAAAACCAAAAATAGCATATAGAGAAACAATTACTGGAAAAGCAATTGGTGAGCACAAGCATAAGAAGCAAACTGGTGGACATGGTCAGTATGGACACGTAAAGATTGAAATAGAACCAGTAGAAAGAGGAAAAGGATTTGAGTTTGTCGATAAGATAGTTGGTGGGGTCATTCCAAAGAATTTTATTCCATCTGTTGAAAAAGGTATCAAAGAGGCAATGAAAAAAGGTTCATTAGCGGGCTTCCCAGTAGTTGATATTAGGGTTACATTATTTGACGGTTCTTATCACGAAGTTGATTCGTCGGATATTTCATTCCAAATTGCGGCGATTCAAGCATTTAGAAAAGCATTTGAACAAGCTCGACCTGTTCTCTTGGAACCAATAATGGAAGTTTCAGTTTTTGTTCCAGATGAAAGTGCAGGTGATGTTATGGGAGAAATAAGCTCCAGAAGGGGAAGACCTCATGGAATGGAACCAGCAGGTAAAGGTGTGACAAAAGTAACTGCTGAAGTTCCTCTTGCAGAGATGTTAGACTTTTCTGGAAGGTTATCATCAATTACAAGTGGAAGAGGATACTTTACAATGAAGTTTTCCAAATATGATATTGTTCCACCGAATGTTCAAGAAAAGATTATTCAGGAAAGAAAAAGAGAATTAGAACAAGAATAA